The window TAATATTTACCGAAGAAGTGATCCTGTCCTACAATACACAAATTTAGGGAATCTTTGTAGCCTTTTATCTGCAGATAGCTACTGAAATACTGTTTCCAGCAGAATGTTTACACAGTAGTCAGCAAGCATATTGTTTGCCTACTTTTCAAAGCCAATTTATATGCAGCACACGTAGCAGCATGCATGAAAATTCAGACAAAAACACAGATGCATGCAACAATCACTGGCCAGATATTGCTGCTGTTTATTGTTTGTTGCTCAGAAGTGCctaggagagagaaggaaggtaGCAGCCCTTTGTGTTTGGCACTGTACCGCCTCATGTTAAAATATAGGTATTTTCCTCAAGGAACATACAATCTCTACTTAAGACAAGATATGAGTATAACAGAAAGTGAGGGAGTGACATACGGGAATGAATAATAAGAGAGTTTGTATGTGCCAACTTTACACTCCCATGTGCCAGCTAATTGAATACATGATGCAAATAAATACTAGTCTCCTACTGAAGGCAGCAAGTTAGCTGTAATTAGCTGGCAGTTTATCAGGAGCTTCACAGAAGTCGACCTTGGTGAGAAATTTGGAGGAGCTCAGGCAAGGTGCTAGATAGATCTGTTTGGAAAGGGTACTACAGAGGAAAGTGTCACTgtgggagaaagagaagagtgtGTGGCTAGAGAACAAGTAAATGAAGGAGACTGGCATCATATaggcagcaaagcaggaagCACTTAGGTAACAAGGTGGCTAGGAGGAAAAGATGTGAAAATTCTAGAATACAGGAAAAGAAGTTTGCATTTAACCTGCTTGATGGTAGGGGAAAGTGAGGGACAGGGACTGCAAAAGGTAAAGAGTATGAATTTGTTATTACCTTTGGACAGACCGGAGGGGAATGAGATCAGTGGGTGTCAGGAAAGCCTAGGTGAAAAGGATCAGAGCAAAATTTCTGTCACAACAGGCAAAAGCCATGCCTAAGAAATGGTGTAGAGCCACCAACATAGTAACAGACAGTGCTGGGAAACAGGCcgaaggaggaaggaggggaggaaacACCTCCCAGACAAAGCAGGAGTAACACTACCTACAAGAGAAGTGGCAATGGGCACAAGCAGTGGAGCCTGCCCAAGGTTATGTGTAAAGGCCAGTTCAAGATCATGCTTCAATTTTAGCAGTATTGAACCACATTCACCCAGGGCCCAAAAGGACAAGTCAAAGGGAAGCACTGAAAAGATGTATTACTCCCTCTTCTTGAAGTGCTCTGAATGGTTTTCAGACGGCAATGCTCTCCCTCTGTGTGTTTGCTTGTTACACAGACCACAGCCTTGTCCCCTGACTTAGGGGCTGAGAGTCAGGTGGCATGAAAACTACTCATCAACAAAATTACACTGAAGTCCCTGTGCTATAGTTTACCATGCCACTATACAGACAGAAGTCCTCTCTTCCAGGCTCTCTGGCAGGTAATATTTACGTTCAATATTGTTTATATTCCCCAAAACCTCCATGGGGAGATGCCAAATCAATAGGCCAAGAGTTGGAATACAGTCATTTCgtgcctttatttttctatttttaaaatgacagtggTATTTCTACAATTCTGTAAAGGCTTTTAGAATTGTTGAGAGAAGCACTACTGCCCGCCAGGGCCATGGGGCTACTAATGGGCCTGGCAGTCACTGCCCATGCCCACGGCTGCCCATGCCCTGCCCGTCAAGctccagctccccacagcccagccGAGCCTGGCCATGGCCCTGTCCAAGCGGGCCCACACACAGACCCATGTCCTGAGCAGCTACAGGGAAGTGTCCTGCTGGTGGCTGGGGCTGTGTGATGGGTTCTGCCCACTGGGCTCTGCATTAACATCCCTATGGGGAGTCCCCATAGTGCCCAGCCCCAGAAGGGCTCTGCCACATCCTGTCACCAACTGCATGAGAAGAACTGGGACAGGACAAAATCAAAGGACAATCCCAGCCTTGCTCACCATGAGCCAGCCCCTCCATGCTATATACTTAATGGTTTTCTAAATGCAGAGATGTTTCTCTTTCCCCCCTAGTCCTGAGCTACCAGTATCTCATCTGATCACGTCTCATCTCATCTTCTCTGCAGTGATGTTGTGTTGTACACAGGAGACAGCTGTCACCATCCTGCCACCTCTGGGCCACATCACCCAAGCTCCAGCTGGAGCCCAGTGCCAGGTCACACTGGGTCTTGGTCACACCACAACAGAGCATGACAGACATCTatcacatccccaccccattaCCACCATGTAAGCTTCTGTTCCAGACACACTTGCTCTTCCCAAAGAGGAAAAGGCCAGACCACAAAAGCCAACCCACAAAGGACTGCATGAATGGCAGTTCATTACCAGAATCAGTCACATTCATGCTAACACCAGTTCACTCCCTATAAGCAGTGAGCTAAGGAACCTCAAGGTTTGTGCCTCCAGAGTTTCTCAATCATAAGTTAAACGCTGCTCACCTTCCATGACACACAGAGATggtttctttttggtttttttttttttttttcttttttttctcatttctcatttctttttcagccaAACCCTTATTGGAGCTTCTATGGATTATTCACACAGCAGCCTTTCCAGTGCTGACTGTTCAGATTACTGCATCAACGCCTCCATGGCTTTCAAATTCATTTCACAGGTTTGCAAGAAACAGATGCTGATACCTGATAAGTAGCAGCACCTGGCTTGAAAGCTTGTCATCAGTTCATCAGCTTCCAACATCTCCAGTAACATCTCAGCTTGCTGGAGAAATGCTACCCTAACCATCTAACATATTTCAGTGTGGGGAAATAAAACTCCTCTCGCGAACTTGTTGACATACTGATTCACACCTTGGTGTTGTTGCTGGAGCTATGTAAGCACATTAAGCCCAAGTGAGTGCAATGATACTCATTTGGTGAGCCTGGCTTTCTGTTGCATCCCCAAAGTTGTCTACTTGTCACAAGGAGTTTCACACGactacagcacagctgagattcttcaaaatattttttaattaaaacaaaactagtTATTTATATGTATTGCTTTTGATTATCAGAAGACACAAACGTTTGCAAAGGTAGCTGAAGTAAATGAATGACATGAACTGCTTTCTTCATCATAGACTTctgaatttcagtatttcatcttgttttctgaCATGATGAAGGTAAGACATTGATACAGTACACACATTCAAAAGCCATTACACACCagccatttaaaaaacaaacacatatcCAACTAGTTTGACCAGACTTCTGTTTTCCACAAGACCACTTGCCTTACTGTAAGACAGAATTACACAGGGAATGAATTGGACCCTACAGTAACAAGGCTCTCAGAAATCCAATTGCAGAATGGCAAAACTGCTGAATAGAGGCACATTAAATAACACTCCTGTCATTCCATGGCAATGcatgatatatatataattggGCTGTGGCCAATAAAGTCAACAGAAGGATTTGAAACAGCTTACAAGGGcataaaggaagggaaaactgTGGAAAAGTGTGTTTCTTGCAGTGCCAGGAAAGTGGAGCCACAGTGGCCACAAAACATGGCTAGACTGCAGTAAGACCATCCCTAAGGCCAGGCCTCTGCACAAGGAGGTGCTAAGggcaacaaacaggaaagaGAGGACAGCAAAAGCAGTGCTGCAATTTTGGCCCCACAGTCACTCCAGGAAGCCTGCTTGGtactctggcagcttgggggggggggaggtgggggagctGAAGTCCAGGGAGGCAGCCACAGGCATGGCAGCTGCCCCACTGCATCAGCTCTGGAAAGGAcagtgagctctgtgctgtctcAGTCCCATTGCCTACTCTTCCTTACCCACAGGATGACTGAACAGCAAAGTGCATTTCCACTCCCTATCCTGAAGCCTTGAGCCCAGCTTCTTCTGCATCCACCCAAGAGATGGGTGGCTGTCTTCAGATCAAGTCCTGCTTCCTACACTGTTTTAAAGCTTCTATTAATTTGCTGAGGCCTCAATACACCCTGACAAAGTTCGGTGGAAATTCATTCTTGGTTTCTGAGTGCCATGTCTGTGTTACGTAAGTGCCCATCACTGGTTAATTAGCTTCTCAGGCAGCAAATAGCCTATGCCCATCAATTTCCATGAGCAAAATAGAATCTACATCTACACTATAAATCTGCCCTCAGGGGCAGGACAATTGTAAAGCATCAAGCACCAATAAACACCAAACAAAACCTGAAGAACCCAGTACTGCCAAGCACAATGTCATTAATACAACTGATCAGGGTGGTCAGTTCTTTAAATGAGAGTAATCAAAGCAATATATGTAACACGCAGAGACACAGTACCTCAGACTAAACAAACCCCGTAGTGTTGATAGCATTGTCTAAAGGCATATCAGATCTCTTATTTCTGCTACTGCCAGTTTCATGGAATGCTTGTGTTGCTGAGATACTAAAGCTGAAAGGTCACATCGTACCTTAGAAGGTAACCATCATTGTAAACATATAGTCTCTGATCTGTGGGGTTATAAGCAAGACTCTGGATTGTGTCTAACTTTTTATCCATGACGACACTAACACGACCTTCTTCTCCAGTACTTGTGTCATACATGTAGAAGATTTCCTCTTTCCTAGTGCTCAGTGTCCTTGTGGCATACAGAACGCCACATAACATGAAAGCATTGGAAACAGATGGCTTGTACTGTCTTGTCTGCCAAGTATTTAGCACATCAAGTGTGGTCTCATTGAGTTTGCTAATCACAATGTTGCCCATGCTATTTTCTGTTGAATAAATTACCCACAACCCACTTTCATCCACAGCAAAATCTATGTCTTGCCATGATACACCTGCATATGAGAAACGGTTactaacagcagcagagggaagggcCTTACGCAAAACCACATTGTTTCTATCTATATCATACTTGGCTATATCTGATGAAGCATAAACATGATAGTAGAAAAAATTATTGTAAAGAGCAGCACCGCTTCCTTCCCCATAGCTTAGTGTTCTTTCATACTTTGGTTTAAAGAGCAGCAAATCATCAAAGGAACCATAAATTCTAAAATAGTCAAAATATCTCCCAGCTGTGTTCAGTGGTGCAACCCAATAAATTTCTTTCTCAGGGTTGGAGGGAGAATAATCTCTACCCCAGGAACCATATTTGTAGGAAAATCCTTTCCAGTTCAGCTTTACAACATAGGGCTGGCTAACATTCAGCAGTCCACGATGAGTGCAGCTACCTgcaatggaagagaaaaaacaggttTTCCAAATGTCATCATTAAGGGAGAGGCTTTGCATAGCATAATTTCTACAGTGTGTTTACTAGGGATTAGCTCTGTGGCAAAGCAcagacaaaaatacataatttcatGTGTAAAAGAGCTCCTTTTGGACCCAGGAGTGTTTCAAGCTGACTTAAaaagttgattaaaaaaaaaattgagtacATATAATTACAGTGAATattgtgaggggaaaaaaataaaaaagaaagaaagaaagaaaaaaaaaaaaagacaggggaCATTCATCCTCAACCAGGATTAATTTGCAGAAACTAAGTGCTTACCGCACCATTCCAGGCAGGGGACAGATTTGATGTGTGGTGCACTTGGAAATCCCCTGGTAAATAcaatttcagaagcattttagGCTATTTTCTACCTGAGTAGAATGGAGACTGTGAGAGATGGGAAAGAGAAGCATCCGATTTCTGTCTATTTTGTTGAGGAGGAGtaggaaggagaagcagcagtagTAATTCCAAGGCACCATTTCAGATTAGCATTCTACTGTCAGAATCACAGTTATGAAACAGTCCATCACAGTCACGTGGTGCCTTCCACCTCAGGCCCTCAAATAAATCTGCAGACAGTATCAATTACAGCCAAGGAAATATAGATAGACATCACTCCTAGTTTTCATATGAAGCAACTCTAAAAAGAGTCTAACTTCaagatatgattctatgattctatgtaccagaacagttttattttccattcaacTATGAAGCCATCTCCAGGGACGtggcaatatatttttttttcattttgccaCCCAAAATATTCTACTTTTTTTGTACCTAAAGAACATATGTGCTTTTGGAATGAATAGAATTTGTTCCATGTTTACTAGGAGCAAACCACAAATTGGAACATTCAATGATGGTGAACAGTATTTGGAACAAAATGTATCAACAATAAATATGTTATTCTTAATGAATATCAGTGACATTCTGTTTTCCTGATAAACTCTCAGCATCATCAGCCACTGGTGGAAAAAATTCtccattcagaaatgtttatgCACCTTTGCTAAGTCCAAAGCTGCCAAGTCCAAAGCCAGCAGACTTTTTTCAAGTGTAAGTATTAGCATTCTATACAACTGCCACAAAAGGGTCCCACACTTTTCTTTGTGAAGGTATTCCACCTATGGGAGTGGAAGTAGAAATGTCAACTGACTGGAACAGTTCACAGGTTCAATGGTGCTCAGAGacattcaagaaatgtttagatgctgtaccaagggacatggtttagcagggaaatattggtggtaggtgaacagttggactgaatgatcttggaggacttttccaacATCAGTAAATCTATgcttctatgcttctatgagGTTTCCCAATTCAGTGAGGTGCTCAGCCTTTCTCCTTAAAGATGGAATATCTACCACTAGAATAGGCTCAAGCCTCGTGTTTCAATTAACCAACAATTAATGGCACAACTGTTTGGTGTTAAGAATGCCTCACAGTATAGGACCTTCATGTACCACCAACTGTGGTATCAATAATTCAAGCCAAacttatattttgttttttaagaaattctCTGGGTACCATGTCATGATGGCTTACCACCTGAATGTAAAGAGCTGCTGGTTATAAACTCAGTCTTATGAGGGAACATCTAGCATATAACCTATGTCTCagggcaaaaaaaataaaagacagagaaataacAGAGCAAAAACTTATCTTTAACCATCAAAGCTGACCATTCCTACTAAAGGGTGGAGTATaattatgaaaagaaattgaaaactgCCAGGAAAAGCCTACATGGTATCTTGCATTCAAAGACATCCTAGTCTTACTCCACAAATAGAA of the Gallus gallus isolate bGalGal1 chromosome 1, bGalGal1.mat.broiler.GRCg7b, whole genome shotgun sequence genome contains:
- the OLFM4 gene encoding olfactomedin-4 precursor, translated to MKHTQVALLLLVQGIFAQATMVTTTDVTPPASTLQYLTQLNEKTTSQHTSPKFFANVTGSLDDHGSCQCSVYLPDTTFPVQKAEQLQVIATTLLQKFEAELSQVKEYSKRIELYQQQILNITIRVEHMEQSSISYTELDFQLLKVEISDLERLVTQLKSSVVGSNVVIDQIYLEITNLTILVNELESMDKNNILAIRRQIVSLQNQLRECEESKNKTTAPPYFPPGSCTHRGLLNVSQPYVVKLNWKGFSYKYGSWGRDYSPSNPEKEIYWVAPLNTAGRYFDYFRIYGSFDDLLLFKPKYERTLSYGEGSGAALYNNFFYYHVYASSDIAKYDIDRNNVVLRKALPSAAVSNRFSYAGVSWQDIDFAVDESGLWVIYSTENSMGNIVISKLNETTLDVLNTWQTRQYKPSVSNAFMLCGVLYATRTLSTRKEEIFYMYDTSTGEEGRVSVVMDKKLDTIQSLAYNPTDQRLYVYNDGYLLRYDVTFQL